The Triticum urartu cultivar G1812 chromosome 6, Tu2.1, whole genome shotgun sequence genome includes the window CTGCACAAAAGTAGACTTGTTTTCTCTCTTCTCCACTCAAACCATCGTTCAATGTTCACACTGTTATTAGTACAGAAAACATGGTTGTAACTTGTAAGTGTTCCTAACAACCTGTTCTTCCTATTGCTGTGTAATTCCCAACACCCTGCCCCAAGTTGCACATCACATGAGACACCACTCACAGATATTAATGATTTTGTGCATCAGATCAGAGAATGCAGAATGAGCAAGAACTAATGATGAACATCACAAATATAAATGGGGATCCTTCTAGTGCGAGTGTGCGACGCTAAGCAGCTGGCATGAAATTGAACAGAATTTTAGATACGCTTGGTCTAACTCAACTACTGGAACCATACCTGGTTGACGCTGCCATGAATGGAAGCCCTCTCCCGGAGCAAATGCACCCTCGGCGACATGCCGCCCGTAGCCTGGAGAGAAAATCCCCGGCGATCAGACTGAGACGACACAACAGATGAACGGGGGCATACGCTCTGCAACAACACTTTGATGAGAAGTGGAGACCCGGAGAGAGGCGACACGAAACCTTGGACTCGGTGATGTCGCCGCGCACGGAGCTGAGCAGGTCGGTGTGCTCCCTCATGGAGCTCAAGTTCCCCCGCGTCCTCCTGAACTCCTGTTCCGATCGATCGGATCGGATCAGCCAACCAACCAACCATTTCAGCGAGGTGAGCAGCGGGGcagagaggagaggcggcgggggaggaggaggagggggaccTGCGTGAACTCGTGCAGGATGTCGCGGTGGCGCGCGAGCTTCTGGGAGACGGAGGcggtggcgggggcggcgggggcggcgcaGCGGCTCATGGCGTCGTTGACATCCTGCAGCTTGTCGAGCAGCGCCTGGATCTCGAGCTCCGTGGACTTCCAGGAGGAGCGGTCGGCGGTGGGGGAGGCCGCCgaggccgaggccgaggcggaggaggagcgcgcggcGAGGCGCGCGTACGAGGAGAGCTTCACGTCCAGGTCCCCCTCCAGCTTCCGCGCCTCCCGCCGCAGCTCCTCCCACCCGGACTCCTGCAgctccagcgccgc containing:
- the LOC125512413 gene encoding Golgi SNAP receptor complex member 1-2-like, which translates into the protein MMHGVGQSDDAAAAAALELQESGWEELRREARKLEGDLDVKLSSYARLAARSSSASASASAASPTADRSSWKSTELEIQALLDKLQDVNDAMSRCAAPAAPATASVSQKLARHRDILHEFTQEFRRTRGNLSSMREHTDLLSSVRGDITESKATGGMSPRVHLLRERASIHGSVNQIDEVIGQAQSTRAALSNQRALFGDVQGKVKQLGEKFPVVRGLLGAIKRKKSKDTIILSAVIAACTIFLIIYWLSK